The genome window CTGCTTTTAATTCCTATAAGCTTCATAAGTGATTATCTAAAAGATAAGCGCTATTCCCTAATGGGCTGTGCCATCTTAGGATTGATTGGAACTCTTATTATACCAAGGATAGCAGAGCATCAATTGATTTTGATGATTGACCTTTTCTTACTTGGTGGTATACCTGCAGGTCTTTATACAATTGGGCTTGCACAACTTGGTACATATCTTAAAGGACAAGAGCTTGCTGCGGCTAACTCTGCTTTTATTTTTTGCTATGGCATTGGTATACTTATTGGGCCAGCTATTATTGGTCAAATAATGGATATGTTTAAACCATTTGGCTTTTCTTTGGCAATCGCCTGTTTTTTTAGCTTATATATCATTTTAGTGCTCATCCAACTAATTAGAAAGTCAAACAACTCTTGACTTTTTGTAGAACATCCGTAGTGTTTATATGTAATTGCATCAAAAGTAAATTTTGATAGCGAAGTAGTACTATTTTCAATATAACGGGACTCTTATTATGGCTAAGGCAGCAACCATTAAGATTAAGCTTTTGTCGACTGCAGATACTGGTTTTTTTTATGTAACAAAGAAAAATAGCCGCACAATGACAGATAAAATGAACAAACGTAAATATGACCCAATTGTCAAAAAACATGTTGAGTTTAAAGAAACAAAAATTAAATAATTAAGTTTTTCGTTTAAATTATTTAAATTGGTAATACTATAAATAGGAATACATAGTATATTACAGTAATTGTTTCGTAATTTAAAGATTCTTCATAAAACGCTTTTATTTCTAAGCTTTACAATATAAATAAATATAAGCGGAATAATTACAATCTTTTAACTTTAGTTTTAATATTTTGTATCAAAGAATATTTATCTTATTAAGAGGTGCATCTATTTTTAATAGAATAATTACTTTTCTATAAATACAAAGAGCTTACGAAAATTTAACATTTATTTTTTGTAAAATCATTCATTATTCATAACGATAATAAAAAAACTATATATATTATTATAGTTTTTTTAAAAGTTACAAATTATCTTTATTAAGATAAATTTAAATGCTGATTTTAAGATATTAATCTGTTCTTCATCCTTTAAAAAGTAAGATAAATTAATAAATCTACATAGAATACAGAATAGTGGAAAAGAATTAATTGGATTTATTTACTTATAAAAAAGATAAAACAGTTTATAAAAAAATTTCTGCTTCATACGTAAAACTTGATACATATCGAAATCAAGAAATAATTATTGTCAAAAAAAAATGTCTTAAACTTCTTGCTGACTATGCATTTTCGGATATCAACCATATTATCTATTACATTCCAGTTATCTAAAATAATTAGCAAATATTCTTTCAGATCCTGAAGCTACTGATAATGATAAATGTGTTGCCTATGACCTTTAAAAAAATGAAAATATATCCTCAAGTGGCATCCTTTCGATATGCCAAGAACTAGAAACAGCAATTATCATGGGTAAAAAAGGCCATCATATAGGACTGATGGAAATGATATTGATGCTTTTTTTATCAGAAGGAGTTTTAAGCACCTATACACGAAAAATTGAGCTATTCGCAAATTGTTCCTCTTTCTATGTTTGACAAAAAAATACACAAAACAACCTATCTGCTCAAATTTATCTTTATGACCAAAGAGAAGACTTATTATAAGTTTTTCTTTATAGCTAAAGAAGGTGAATCTGCAAATAAAACTTTTTTCTATCAAGGTATTCCATCTTACTATCACATGATCGTTTAATTAACTTTTTACAAAACAAAATTCATGCACTAGGAATAGCAGCCTACCTTCCCTACCACTTGCTATTGTCATAGGTCGAACTTCTGCAGAAATGAATTTAAAAACAGTTAAGCTTACTTCCCCTCACTATCTTGATAAACTTCCTAATAAAAGCTCGCAAAAAGTGTATGCTTTCCATAGCCTTGAAATGGAAAAAACAATTCAAAAACTAACCCAGAAAATGGGAATAAGAGCACAATTTGGTGGAAAATATTTTTGTCATGATGTTCATTTTATTCATCTTACTCGTCTTCCGTGCCATAGTGCTTCTCTACCAATTCGTTTAGGAGAATCTTGTTCTACAGATCACCAAGCACTCGGTAAAATCACTAAAGAGAGTATCTTACTTGAACAACTTGAAAGAGACGCAGCGTAATAGTAATAATATGCCTGATATTGATCAAAAAAATTGACAGAGCATGTATTAAAATTGACCTAAATCAACCATAGACAAAATCTTAAAGGAATTAGGAAAACACCCTGTTAAAACAAGAGTGTCTCTTACGGAGACAATTATTGTTGCCCTCGATTGGCAAATGCAAAAATTGGTGAGCCTTTAGAATAAAGTGAACCTACACCAGATTATTTTAAATAATCATCCTATTTACTATGCCGATCCATATGCCGGTTCAGCAAAAACGCCAGAGGGATATACGTCTGGCTCATTTGGCTCTACAATAGCTAGACGAATGGACGCCTTCGCTAACTAATTTCAATCACTGAAAGGATCTATGATAATGTTAGAAAAAGGTAATCGTTCACAAGTGGTTCGTGATTCTTGCTCAAAACACGGTCCGTTTATATCGATTCAATTGGTAGCTCAGCAGCCAATCTAGCACAAAACTGCATTAAAAAAATTGACATCGTAGAATACCCAGAATTAGGTATAGAGGCTATATAGCGAATTGAAGTTGAAGATTTTCCTGCTTTTATCATTATTGATAATAAATACCAATAATTTCTCTGAAGAATTCAATTTAAGCTAGTTATTAAAGTCAATAGTATATTAATCGCTAACTTCTTTTAAAAAAGTAAAATTCTCACAATTTTTTTATAATACTGAAATTAATAGTTTTTTAATCTTTTAATTGAATAAAGAAATAAGCTCTTTGTATTTATGAAAAAAACATTTCTATAATATCTTTTTATCATTCTAATAAAAATATTTTTTATTAATTTAATAATTTTAACTGCAATATTTTTTTTATTATTGATGATGAAAAATAACAAATTCCCAGCTATTTTTAATAGAAACTACCATAAAATATAAATTTATATCCAAATGATCAATATAATTTATTTGATAGCAAATGTTATCTCGCCATCATTAGCACTAAAATATATTTATATATAAAGTGCAATAAATCCTTTTCAAACTTAGAAAGTTAGTACAACAGATTACCGATATATTACCTAACTAATAACATAATTACACCATTATAATTCCTAGTTCATGAAAATAAATACCTTTCCTTATAATTCGAATAGTTTCAGTAAAAAATTTATCATTTTCAGTGTCATTATGATAATTATTGTTCTTATTAATGAAACAATTTATTCGAGATCCACCATAGCACAAATCCCAAGCATAATTTCCGTTCCCCCAAAATCTATAAAAGGTAACGTATTAGTCATTGATGGTGATTCAATTAAGATTGCTGATGTTATAATTCGACTTGCAGGAATCGATGCTCCTGAGCTCAATCAATTTTGCGGCATAAAAAAAGAACGTTATGCATGCGGCTTCCAAGCTAAAAAAAAATTAGAAAAACTTATAGATAATCAATCTGTTACGTGTCATTGGTCTAAAAAAGACAAATATCACCGTATTCTTGCTATATGTGGAACAAAAAAAGTTAATAACATTAACGCAGCGATGGTGCGTAATGGTTGGGCTATAAGCTTCTATAGCTATCGTAAAGAAGAACAAGAAGCCAAAAAACAAAAAAAAGGAATATGGCAGTCAAGTTTTCAAAAACCGCAAAAATGGCGTAAATCTCATTCCCGTGTAAATAAAGTAAAGTAATCTATTGCCTACATAACAATATCTTTCTAATTTCTTATTTATCATGAACCAACGACAATGTGATCATATTATCAAATTAGAAAAGGACATTCATTCTTGCCGTATTTGTATCAAACATCCACATTATCTTCCTCCTCTTCCTCATGAACCAAGACCTGTTGTTTATTTATCCAATACTGCTTCTATTGCAATTGCAGGGCAAGCGCCAGGATTACGTGTGCATGAAAGCTCTATACCTTTTAATGATCGTTCTGGCATAAGATTACGTAATTGGCTTGATGTAACAAGCGATGAATTTTACAATAGATCCCTATTTGCTATTGTTCCTATGGGATTTTGCTTTCCTGGTTACGATCAAAACAAATCTGATTTACCGCCAAGAAGTGAATGTCGAGAAATATGGCATGAAAAAGTATTTCAAGCTATGCCACAAATAAAACTTGTCCTTGCGATTGGAAGTTATGCGCAAAAATGGCATATTGCAAACCTAAAACATAAGACTGTCTCCGCAACCGTCAGTGATTGGAAAAACATCATATCCATACGTCAACCCCGAGGATATAATGTCATGCCTTTGCCTCATCCATCATGGCGAAATACTTTTTGGTTACAAAAACACCCATGGTTTAATAATGAGCTTATTGTACATCTTCGCTGTTTAGTACGTAAATTCTTATAAGTTTAATGTTGTATATCAATTTTTGATAATTAGCTGAAGTTATATAAAGTTTACAACATCACATTAACAATATGAGACTATAATAGCCAAATATAATTAATAACTTTTGCTATAAAGCTGACTCTACTCTTTATGACAGAAGTCTCTTTACCTAATGTGTAATATCCGATTCCCTTTTGAAACTGTTAATCAAAACTCTGTTTAGAAAAAGTTATCGTTATTATGACTAATGTAAATAACATCTCATCTTAAATATGAATTCACTTAAGAAAATAGGATTCAAAATTTGTGACCGATCCCCCCAATCTGTAGAAAAAATCTTTCTATTTAAATTCAATTTTAATTTTAAAATTCATTTTAGAAGTAATTTTATAAAGGAGTAAGAGCTTATCATATGATATTTTTAAAAAAAAGATGCCAAAAATATGTAATCAACAAATCAAAATAAAAAAGTGGTAATATAAGATATCAAATTATGAAAAATTATAAGATCAAATACCTCCTTTATATAAAAAAGGAATGGGGAGCTCAAATCTATATTTTGATAAATTTTTTCTACTAATTTTTTTTAATACTAAATCTTTCTACTCATGAATTCCCATTTGCGCGTGAACTAAAACAGCTGCTTTAACAATACCAGCTGCTATAGCTGCACCTGTTCCTTCACCAAGACACATTCCCAAATCCAAAAGTGGTTCTTTTCCAATTTTTTTTAAAAGTTTACAATGAGCTGCTTCAGAAGAAACATGTCCAACCAGTGTATGATCAAGAGCCGTTGGATTTATTTTATACAACACAGCTGCTGCAGCTGTTGCT of Bartonella sp. JB63 contains these proteins:
- the rpmG gene encoding 50S ribosomal protein L33, whose translation is MAKAATIKIKLLSTADTGFFYVTKKNSRTMTDKMNKRKYDPIVKKHVEFKETKIK
- a CDS encoding thermonuclease family protein, coding for MIIIVLINETIYSRSTIAQIPSIISVPPKSIKGNVLVIDGDSIKIADVIIRLAGIDAPELNQFCGIKKERYACGFQAKKKLEKLIDNQSVTCHWSKKDKYHRILAICGTKKVNNINAAMVRNGWAISFYSYRKEEQEAKKQKKGIWQSSFQKPQKWRKSHSRVNKVK
- a CDS encoding uracil-DNA glycosylase family protein, with the protein product MNQRQCDHIIKLEKDIHSCRICIKHPHYLPPLPHEPRPVVYLSNTASIAIAGQAPGLRVHESSIPFNDRSGIRLRNWLDVTSDEFYNRSLFAIVPMGFCFPGYDQNKSDLPPRSECREIWHEKVFQAMPQIKLVLAIGSYAQKWHIANLKHKTVSATVSDWKNIISIRQPRGYNVMPLPHPSWRNTFWLQKHPWFNNELIVHLRCLVRKFL